A genomic region of Streptomyces sp. R33 contains the following coding sequences:
- a CDS encoding glutamate decarboxylase: protein MALHEAKDVPAGDTDTDVFTSALSGQILPKHRMPDEHSPTEVVYELLSNELLLDGNAAQNLATFCTTWSDDGVHRLMNECLDKNMIDKDEYPQTAEIEARCVNMLAELWNAPAGGAATGCSTTGSSEAAMLGGLALKFRWRARRQAQGLPADRPNLVCGPVQICWEKFARYFDVELRQVPLEPDATGLRPHQLAEYVDENTIGVVAILGVTYTCDYEPVAEIAAELDRIQAEHGWDIPVHVDGASGGFVAPFLHPDVVWDFRLPRVASVNASGHKYGLAPLGVGWIVWRTADLLPKELVFDVAYLGGDMPTFALNFSRPGGEVIAQYYLFLRLGRGGYRRVHEACLATAQYLAGEIAAMGPFTLLYDGLGGLPAVSYRLTDQAAAGFTLYDLSERLRMRGWQVPSYPLPAARDDTVIQRVLIRHGVTRDQIALLVSDLRHAVDHLTATPPPAPTTEPRSGFHH, encoded by the coding sequence ATGGCTCTTCATGAGGCGAAAGACGTGCCCGCCGGTGACACCGACACGGACGTGTTCACGTCCGCACTGAGCGGCCAGATCCTCCCCAAGCACCGGATGCCCGACGAGCACTCACCCACCGAGGTGGTCTACGAGCTGCTCAGCAACGAGCTCCTCCTCGACGGCAACGCGGCCCAGAACCTGGCCACGTTCTGCACCACCTGGTCCGACGACGGCGTGCACCGCCTGATGAACGAGTGCCTCGACAAGAACATGATCGACAAGGACGAGTACCCGCAGACCGCCGAGATCGAGGCCCGCTGCGTCAACATGCTGGCCGAGCTGTGGAACGCACCGGCCGGCGGCGCGGCCACCGGCTGCTCCACGACCGGTTCCAGCGAGGCCGCCATGCTCGGCGGCCTCGCCCTCAAATTTCGCTGGCGCGCCCGCCGCCAGGCCCAGGGCCTTCCCGCCGACCGGCCCAACCTGGTGTGCGGGCCGGTCCAGATCTGCTGGGAGAAGTTCGCCCGCTACTTCGACGTCGAACTGCGCCAGGTCCCGCTCGAGCCCGACGCCACCGGCCTGCGACCCCACCAGCTCGCCGAGTACGTCGACGAGAACACCATCGGCGTCGTCGCCATCCTCGGCGTCACCTACACCTGCGACTACGAGCCCGTCGCCGAGATCGCCGCCGAACTCGACCGGATCCAGGCCGAGCACGGCTGGGACATCCCGGTCCACGTGGACGGGGCCAGCGGCGGCTTCGTCGCCCCCTTCCTCCACCCCGACGTGGTGTGGGACTTCCGGCTGCCGCGCGTCGCCTCCGTCAACGCCTCCGGGCACAAGTACGGGCTCGCGCCCCTCGGCGTCGGCTGGATCGTGTGGCGCACCGCCGACCTGCTGCCCAAGGAGCTCGTCTTCGACGTGGCCTACCTCGGCGGCGACATGCCGACCTTCGCCCTGAACTTCTCCCGCCCCGGCGGCGAGGTCATCGCCCAGTACTACCTGTTCCTCAGGCTCGGCCGCGGCGGCTACCGGCGCGTCCACGAGGCCTGCCTCGCCACCGCCCAGTACCTGGCCGGGGAGATCGCCGCCATGGGCCCGTTCACCCTGCTCTACGACGGCCTCGGCGGCCTCCCCGCCGTCTCCTACCGGCTCACCGACCAGGCCGCCGCCGGGTTCACCCTGTACGACCTCTCCGAACGGCTGCGGATGCGCGGCTGGCAGGTGCCCTCGTACCCGCTGCCGGCAGCCCGCGACGACACCGTCATCCAGCGCGTGCTGATCCGGCACGGAGTGACCCGCGACCAGATCGCCCTGCTCGTCTCGGACCTGCGCCATGCGGTGGACCACCTCACCGCCACACCCCCGCCGGCCCCGACGACCGAGCCCCGCTCGGGCTTCCACCACTAG
- a CDS encoding tyrosinase family oxidase copper chaperone has product MNKITRRQALGTTAGALSALGIAGATAHAAAADSRASLPSGAVDEVYQGRRIQITPASTGGGHHGGHHGGGHDGLPTVRIDGRELHVMRNADGTWISVVNHYETYPDPASLARAAVRELQGATLAPFSPMGGTA; this is encoded by the coding sequence ATGAACAAGATCACCCGCCGGCAGGCCTTGGGCACCACCGCCGGCGCACTCTCCGCCCTCGGCATAGCCGGCGCCACCGCGCACGCAGCCGCCGCCGACTCCCGCGCCTCCCTACCCTCCGGCGCGGTCGACGAGGTGTACCAGGGCCGCCGCATCCAGATCACCCCGGCCTCGACCGGGGGCGGCCACCACGGCGGCCACCACGGGGGCGGCCACGACGGCCTGCCCACCGTCCGGATAGACGGCCGCGAACTGCACGTCATGCGCAATGCCGACGGCACCTGGATCAGCGTGGTCAACCACTACGAGACCTACCCCGACCCGGCCTCGCTCGCCCGCGCCGCCGTGCGCGAGCTGCAGGGCGCCACCCTCGCCCCGTTCTCGCCCATGGGAGGCACGGCATGA
- a CDS encoding tyrosinase family protein, producing MTVRKNQAALTAEEKRAFTNALLELKRTGTYDRFVTTHNGFIMGDTDSGDRVGHRSPSFLPWHRRFLLEFEAELQKVDPKVSLPYWDWSADRTTRSSLWAADFLGGTGRARDGQVLDGPFAAANGKWSINVRVDGRAYLRRALGAGVAELPTKAEVDAVLNMPVYDMAPWNSSSNGFRNHLEGWRGANLHNRVHVWVGGQMATGVSPNDPVFWMHHAFVDKLWAEWQARNPKSAYLPAGGTANVVDLHDTMRPWNDVTPADLLDHRKFYTFDTEPVPAAASQR from the coding sequence ATGACCGTCCGCAAGAACCAGGCCGCCCTCACCGCCGAGGAGAAGCGAGCCTTCACCAATGCGCTGCTGGAGCTCAAGCGCACCGGTACCTACGACCGGTTCGTCACCACCCACAACGGGTTCATCATGGGCGACACCGACTCGGGCGACCGGGTCGGCCACCGCTCGCCCTCGTTCCTGCCCTGGCACCGCCGCTTCCTGCTGGAGTTCGAGGCCGAGCTGCAGAAAGTGGACCCGAAGGTTTCGCTCCCGTACTGGGACTGGAGCGCGGACCGCACCACCCGCTCCTCCCTCTGGGCCGCCGACTTCCTCGGCGGCACCGGCCGGGCCCGCGACGGACAGGTCCTCGACGGGCCGTTCGCGGCCGCCAACGGCAAGTGGTCGATAAACGTACGGGTGGACGGGCGCGCGTACCTGCGCCGGGCGCTCGGCGCCGGGGTGGCCGAGCTGCCGACGAAGGCCGAGGTGGACGCCGTGCTCAACATGCCGGTGTACGACATGGCCCCCTGGAACAGCTCCTCGAACGGCTTCCGCAACCACCTGGAGGGCTGGCGCGGCGCCAACCTGCACAACCGGGTGCACGTGTGGGTCGGCGGCCAGATGGCCACCGGGGTCTCCCCCAACGACCCGGTGTTCTGGATGCACCACGCCTTCGTCGACAAGCTGTGGGCCGAATGGCAGGCCCGCAACCCGAAGTCCGCGTACCTGCCGGCCGGGGGCACCGCGAACGTCGTCGACCTGCACGACACCATGCGGCCGTGGAACGACGTGACCCCGGCGGACCTGCTGGACCACCGGAAGTTCTACACCTTCGACACCGAGCCGGTCCCGGCCGCCGCCAGCCAGCGGTAG
- a CDS encoding response regulator: protein MSDAREAPAVSGVRVLVVEDDPVAADAHALYVGRVPGFTAVGAVHSLAEATRVLERTRVDLLLLDLTLPDGHGLRFARRLRASGHPVDVIVVTSARDLAVVRESVSLGVVQYVLKPFAFPTLRERLLRYAEFRATAGEAAGQDDVDRALAALRAPGPAELPKGLSAPTLDRVGALLRAAPEGLTAAGAAEAAGISRITARRYLEHLVDTGRADRTPRYGQVGRPELHYRWLAAAGTGSVSKV, encoded by the coding sequence ATGAGCGACGCACGCGAGGCGCCCGCGGTGTCGGGGGTGCGGGTGCTGGTGGTCGAGGACGACCCCGTCGCCGCCGACGCGCACGCCCTGTACGTCGGCCGGGTGCCCGGCTTCACCGCCGTCGGCGCCGTCCACTCGCTCGCCGAGGCCACCCGGGTCCTGGAGCGGACCCGGGTGGACCTGCTGTTGCTCGACCTCACCCTGCCCGACGGACACGGGCTGCGCTTCGCCCGCCGGCTGCGGGCGTCCGGGCATCCCGTGGACGTGATCGTGGTGACCTCGGCGCGGGACCTGGCCGTGGTCCGCGAAAGCGTCTCGCTCGGCGTGGTCCAGTACGTACTGAAGCCGTTCGCCTTCCCGACGCTGCGCGAACGGCTGCTGCGCTACGCCGAGTTCCGCGCGACGGCGGGGGAGGCGGCCGGCCAGGACGACGTGGACCGGGCGCTCGCCGCCCTGCGCGCCCCGGGCCCCGCCGAGCTCCCGAAAGGGCTCAGCGCGCCGACCCTGGACCGGGTCGGCGCGCTGCTGCGGGCGGCACCCGAGGGGCTGACCGCCGCGGGGGCGGCCGAGGCGGCCGGGATCTCCCGGATCACCGCCCGCCGCTACCTGGAGCACCTGGTGGACACCGGGCGGGCGGACCGCACCCCCCGGTACGGCCAGGTCGGCCGCCCCGAACTGCACTACCGCTGGCTGGCGGCGGCCGGGACCGGCTCGGTGTCGAAGGTGTAG
- a CDS encoding sensor histidine kinase → MFRFPRPPRSLAGQLFAMQVLLVAVVVAGCAVFAYATARGQAEESARRQAGAVARAVADSPSVREAVRGAARGADPSAALQPYAERVRVDSGVDFVTIMAPDGRRWTHPDPRRIGEPFMGNTGPALRGQTFSETYTGTLGPSIRVVTPLMDDGKVVGMVSSGITVRAISARLAEQLTALAWVAAGALALGGVGTYVVNARLRRHTHGMNAAELSRMYDYHQAALHGVREGLLMLDGQRRITLINDAGRELLGLQGDVRGTGAADLGLPAPLTGALLADRPRVDEVHLTAERVLVLNSSPVAGGGRRGTVVTLRDHTELQSLTGELDQERGFTEALRSQAHEAANRLHTVVSLIELGRADEAVEFATAELELAQALTDEVVTGVGEPVLVALLLGKAAQAHERGVELVLTPDSRAVDGRTGSVPARDLVTVLGNLLDNAVDALTGVPAARIAVTVRPEEDALLLRVTDNGPGLPTGAAADVFLRGWSGKGEGRGLGLALVRQVAHRHGGSAVAAEVPDGGAEFTVRLPVRREPTP, encoded by the coding sequence ATGTTCCGGTTCCCTCGCCCCCCGCGCAGCCTCGCCGGCCAGCTCTTCGCCATGCAGGTGCTGCTGGTCGCCGTGGTCGTCGCCGGCTGCGCGGTCTTCGCGTACGCCACCGCCCGCGGGCAGGCCGAGGAGTCCGCCCGGCGCCAGGCGGGGGCCGTGGCCCGCGCGGTCGCCGACTCCCCGTCCGTCCGCGAGGCCGTACGCGGCGCGGCGCGGGGCGCCGACCCCTCGGCCGCGCTCCAGCCCTACGCCGAGCGGGTCCGCGTCGACTCCGGGGTGGACTTCGTGACGATCATGGCCCCGGACGGGCGGCGCTGGACCCACCCCGACCCCCGCCGCATCGGCGAGCCCTTCATGGGGAACACCGGCCCCGCCCTGCGCGGCCAGACCTTCAGCGAGACCTACACCGGCACCCTCGGGCCGTCCATCCGCGTCGTCACCCCGCTCATGGACGACGGCAAGGTCGTCGGCATGGTCAGCTCCGGCATCACCGTCCGCGCGATCAGCGCCCGGCTCGCGGAGCAGCTCACCGCCCTCGCCTGGGTCGCGGCCGGCGCGCTCGCCCTCGGCGGAGTCGGCACGTACGTGGTCAACGCCCGGCTGCGCCGGCACACGCACGGGATGAACGCGGCCGAGCTCAGCCGGATGTACGACTACCACCAGGCGGCCCTGCACGGCGTCCGCGAGGGCCTGCTGATGCTCGACGGTCAGCGCCGGATCACCCTGATCAACGATGCCGGGCGCGAACTGCTGGGCCTGCAGGGGGACGTCAGGGGAACCGGCGCCGCCGACCTCGGACTGCCCGCACCGCTCACCGGCGCCCTGCTCGCCGACCGGCCCCGGGTGGACGAGGTGCACCTGACCGCGGAGCGGGTACTCGTCCTCAACAGCTCGCCCGTCGCGGGCGGCGGCCGCCGCGGCACCGTGGTCACCCTGCGCGACCACACCGAACTCCAGTCGCTCACCGGTGAGCTGGACCAGGAGCGCGGGTTCACCGAGGCGCTGCGGTCCCAGGCCCACGAGGCGGCCAACCGGCTGCACACCGTGGTCTCCCTCATCGAACTCGGCCGCGCGGACGAGGCGGTGGAATTCGCCACCGCCGAACTGGAGCTGGCCCAGGCCCTCACCGACGAGGTGGTCACCGGCGTCGGAGAACCCGTCCTGGTGGCGCTGCTGCTGGGCAAGGCCGCCCAGGCGCACGAGCGGGGCGTCGAGCTGGTCCTCACCCCTGACAGCCGCGCCGTCGACGGCCGGACCGGAAGCGTCCCGGCCCGGGACCTCGTCACCGTGCTCGGCAACCTCCTCGACAACGCCGTCGACGCCCTCACCGGCGTCCCCGCCGCCAGGATCGCGGTCACCGTCCGGCCCGAGGAGGACGCACTGCTGCTCCGCGTCACCGACAACGGCCCCGGCCTGCCCACGGGCGCCGCCGCCGATGTGTTCCTGCGCGGCTGGTCGGGCAAGGGAGAGGGGCGCGGCCTCGGCCTTGCCCTGGTCCGCCAGGTGGCCCACCGGCACGGAGGCAGCGCGGTCGCCGCCGAAGTGCCGGACGGGGGAGCCGAGTTCACCGTACGACTGCCCGTGCGAAGGGAGCCCACGCCATGA
- a CDS encoding cation:dicarboxylate symporter family transporter, which translates to MAGRRDKTHYLYIAVIAAVLLGIAVGFAAPDAAVELKPLGTGFVNLIKMMISPVIFCTIVLGIGSVRKAAKVGAVGGLALGYFMIMSTVALAIGLLVGNLLEPGSGLHLTEAVKHAGEAQAKAGGAQTTPEFLLGIIPTTLVSAFTGGQVLQTLLVALLCGFALQAMGPAGEPLLRGIGHVQKLVFRILAMIMWAAPVGAFGAIAAVVGATGIDALKSLAVIMIGFYTTCLLFVFVVLGTLLRVCTGLNVFSLLRYLGREFLLILSTSSSESALPRLIAKMEHLGVSKPVVGITVPTGYSFNLDGTAIYLTMSSLFIAEAMGKPLAIGEQISLLLFMIVASKGAAGVTGAGLATLAGGLQSHRPELVDGVGLIVGIDRFMSEARALTNFAGNAVATVLIGTWTKEFDRERAAEVLAGRLEFDETTLVDDGHGTELPTVPGPSPADAKEGVPA; encoded by the coding sequence GTGGCCGGCAGACGCGACAAGACCCATTACCTGTACATCGCGGTGATCGCCGCGGTACTCCTCGGCATCGCGGTCGGCTTCGCCGCACCGGACGCGGCCGTGGAGCTCAAGCCGCTGGGCACCGGCTTCGTCAACCTCATCAAGATGATGATCTCGCCGGTGATCTTCTGCACGATCGTGCTGGGCATCGGGTCGGTGCGCAAGGCCGCGAAGGTCGGCGCCGTGGGCGGCCTCGCCCTCGGCTACTTCATGATCATGTCCACCGTGGCGCTGGCCATCGGACTCCTCGTCGGTAACCTGCTCGAGCCCGGCAGCGGACTGCACCTGACCGAGGCCGTCAAGCACGCGGGAGAGGCGCAGGCCAAGGCGGGCGGGGCGCAGACCACTCCCGAGTTCCTGCTGGGGATCATCCCGACCACCCTCGTCTCCGCGTTCACCGGCGGCCAGGTGCTCCAGACGCTGCTCGTGGCGCTGCTGTGCGGGTTCGCGCTCCAGGCCATGGGCCCGGCGGGCGAGCCGCTGCTGCGCGGGATCGGCCATGTGCAGAAGCTGGTCTTCCGGATACTCGCGATGATCATGTGGGCGGCTCCGGTGGGCGCGTTCGGCGCCATCGCGGCGGTGGTCGGCGCGACCGGGATCGACGCACTGAAGTCGCTCGCCGTCATCATGATCGGCTTCTACACGACCTGTCTGCTGTTCGTGTTCGTGGTCCTCGGCACCCTGCTGCGGGTGTGCACCGGGCTCAACGTCTTCTCGCTGCTGCGCTACCTGGGCCGCGAGTTCCTGCTGATCCTCTCCACCTCCTCCTCGGAGTCGGCGCTGCCCCGGCTGATCGCGAAGATGGAGCACCTGGGCGTCTCCAAGCCGGTGGTCGGCATCACGGTGCCGACGGGCTACTCGTTCAACCTGGACGGGACCGCGATCTACCTGACGATGTCCTCGCTGTTCATCGCGGAGGCGATGGGCAAGCCGCTGGCCATCGGCGAGCAGATCTCGCTGCTGCTGTTCATGATCGTGGCTTCGAAGGGCGCGGCCGGCGTGACCGGCGCGGGGCTGGCGACGCTGGCGGGCGGGCTCCAGTCGCACCGGCCGGAACTCGTCGACGGCGTCGGGCTGATCGTGGGCATCGACCGCTTCATGAGCGAGGCCCGGGCGCTGACGAACTTCGCGGGCAACGCCGTGGCGACGGTGCTCATCGGCACCTGGACCAAGGAGTTCGACCGCGAGCGGGCCGCCGAAGTCCTCGCGGGACGCCTGGAGTTCGACGAGACCACCCTGGTCGACGACGGCCACGGCACGGAGCTCCCCACCGTGCCCGGCCCGTCGCCGGCCGACGCGAAGGAGGGCGTGCCGGCGTAA
- a CDS encoding S8 family serine peptidase: MLAATLGAALAFGAPAALAGTAPVSPSGQTAQSAPAKAAAAAPASQSATWVAGTRAYLVITAPGDSSAVRAAVAANGGTVFSNFDAIGVIVAHSSSAGFATAMRGVSGVQQVGATRTSDVPADAYNPALPANPAQSTTPAGEPVRADMSQIKADQAWAVTTGSASVKVGILDTGVDDQHQDLAPNFNAADSVSCAYGKPDTRTGAWRDVDSHGTHVAGTIAAAKNGKGVVGVAPGVKISAVRVAEPGNSFFFAENTICGFVWAGDHGFKVTNNSYYTDPWQFNCPDNIDQAAIIEGVKRAQEYAEGKGSLQVAAAGNENYDLAHKTTDSASPNDSTPVTRTITNACLDIPTELPGVVTVAANGTGTTKASFSNFGSGVIDVAAPGSDVYSTIPGGKYGSKSGTSMATPHVVGVAALLASTNPGITPAQLRDKLATQANDIACPSDNRCTGTAANNSFFGEGQVDALKAVGSTPPPGKYFENLGDFAINDNATVESPITVSGVTGNAPATLKVGVDIKHTYIGDLKVDLVAPDGTVYTLSNRAGGGTDNIVQSFTVNASSEVANGVWKLRVNDNANADTGKIDAWNLTF, encoded by the coding sequence GTGCTCGCCGCCACGCTCGGCGCGGCACTCGCCTTCGGGGCACCCGCCGCGCTCGCCGGCACCGCCCCGGTCTCCCCGTCCGGCCAGACCGCCCAGTCCGCCCCCGCCAAGGCCGCGGCCGCGGCGCCGGCCTCCCAGAGTGCGACCTGGGTTGCCGGCACGCGCGCGTACTTGGTGATCACCGCCCCCGGTGACAGCTCGGCGGTCCGTGCCGCCGTCGCCGCCAACGGCGGCACCGTCTTCTCGAACTTCGACGCCATCGGGGTGATCGTCGCCCACTCCTCCTCCGCCGGCTTCGCCACGGCGATGCGCGGGGTCAGCGGGGTCCAGCAGGTCGGGGCCACCCGTACCTCGGACGTTCCGGCCGACGCCTACAATCCGGCGCTGCCCGCCAACCCGGCCCAGTCGACGACCCCGGCCGGCGAGCCCGTCCGCGCCGACATGAGCCAGATCAAGGCGGACCAGGCCTGGGCCGTCACCACCGGCTCCGCGTCCGTCAAGGTCGGCATCCTGGACACCGGTGTGGACGACCAGCACCAGGACCTGGCGCCGAACTTCAACGCGGCGGACTCCGTCTCCTGCGCCTACGGCAAGCCCGACACCCGTACGGGCGCCTGGCGGGACGTGGACAGCCACGGCACCCACGTCGCGGGCACCATCGCGGCCGCCAAGAACGGCAAGGGCGTCGTCGGCGTGGCCCCGGGCGTGAAGATCTCCGCGGTCCGCGTCGCCGAGCCGGGCAACTCGTTCTTCTTCGCCGAGAACACCATCTGCGGCTTCGTGTGGGCCGGTGACCACGGCTTCAAGGTCACCAACAACAGCTACTACACGGACCCGTGGCAGTTCAACTGCCCGGACAACATCGACCAGGCCGCCATCATCGAGGGCGTCAAGCGCGCCCAGGAGTACGCCGAGGGCAAGGGCTCCCTCCAGGTCGCCGCGGCGGGCAACGAGAACTACGACCTCGCCCACAAGACGACCGACTCCGCGAGCCCGAACGACTCGACGCCGGTCACCCGCACCATCACCAACGCCTGCCTCGACATCCCGACCGAGCTCCCGGGCGTGGTCACGGTCGCGGCGAACGGGACGGGCACCACGAAGGCCTCGTTCTCGAACTTCGGCTCGGGCGTCATCGACGTGGCGGCCCCGGGCAGCGACGTCTACTCCACCATCCCGGGCGGCAAGTACGGCAGCAAGAGCGGCACGTCGATGGCCACCCCGCACGTGGTGGGCGTCGCGGCGCTGCTCGCCAGCACCAACCCCGGCATCACCCCGGCGCAGCTGCGCGACAAGCTGGCCACGCAGGCCAACGACATCGCCTGCCCGTCGGACAACCGCTGCACCGGCACCGCGGCCAACAACTCGTTCTTCGGCGAGGGCCAGGTCGACGCGCTGAAGGCGGTCGGGTCCACCCCGCCGCCCGGGAAGTACTTCGAGAACCTCGGCGACTTCGCGATCAACGACAACGCCACCGTGGAGAGCCCCATCACCGTCAGCGGGGTGACCGGCAACGCGCCGGCCACCCTCAAGGTGGGCGTGGACATCAAGCACACCTACATCGGTGACCTCAAGGTCGACCTCGTGGCTCCCGACGGCACCGTCTACACCCTGAGCAACCGGGCCGGCGGCGGCACCGACAACATCGTCCAGAGCTTCACCGTCAATGCGTCCTCCGAGGTCGCGAACGGTGTCTGGAAGCTCCGGGTGAACGACAACGCCAATGCGGACACGGGCAAGATCGACGCCTGGAACCTCACGTTCTGA
- a CDS encoding (2Fe-2S)-binding protein — MEDVLRRLAAVGPFFAVPYGKEPPGDGFRPLGELYGARLEPYVAEVGRRIRSGPGRVAASTAQFGIASRLWSLGLGCAALGGRIPDLGVDRVWWRLPAAGSLELWLPEPGAGALPAESLGQSVLGNLGVLDARLRERYGVSPKVLRGNAASGLVGALRVLIERVPGGPAVSLAAELLAGGGALGGTGTFIHEEGLGVAFVRRSCCLYYQVPGGGLCGDCVLRTR, encoded by the coding sequence GTGGAGGACGTACTGCGCCGGCTGGCCGCCGTCGGGCCCTTCTTCGCCGTGCCGTACGGGAAGGAGCCGCCGGGGGACGGCTTCCGGCCGCTCGGCGAGCTGTACGGGGCACGGCTCGAGCCGTACGTCGCCGAGGTGGGGCGGCGGATCCGGAGCGGCCCCGGCCGGGTCGCGGCGTCGACCGCGCAGTTCGGGATCGCCTCGCGGCTGTGGTCGCTCGGGCTGGGCTGCGCCGCGCTGGGCGGGCGGATCCCCGACCTGGGGGTCGACCGGGTGTGGTGGCGGCTGCCCGCGGCGGGGTCGCTGGAACTGTGGCTGCCCGAGCCCGGTGCGGGGGCGCTGCCGGCCGAGTCGCTCGGGCAGAGCGTGCTCGGCAACCTCGGGGTCCTGGACGCGCGCCTGCGGGAGCGGTACGGGGTGTCGCCGAAGGTGCTGCGCGGCAACGCCGCGTCGGGGCTGGTCGGGGCGCTGCGGGTGCTGATCGAGCGGGTTCCGGGCGGCCCGGCGGTGTCCTTGGCCGCGGAGCTGCTGGCCGGGGGCGGCGCGCTCGGCGGGACCGGCACCTTCATCCACGAAGAAGGGCTCGGGGTGGCCTTCGTACGGCGCAGCTGCTGCCTCTACTACCAGGTGCCGGGCGGCGGACTCTGCGGGGACTGCGTGCTGCGGACCAGGTGA
- a CDS encoding SIS domain-containing protein yields the protein MSGSRITFLEGQAGQGAALARIADRVRSQLASPERAALRNARRPLFTGMGASYAALAVPVQQLRTAGFVTQRVLSSEIESGTAGFDTDCLIAVSQGGRSSETIAACRSAAPGITRAALLNVLPSRLGELADVTVGLGNEPDSYASTIGYAGTVVALDLIAGAIAGRAQDPWGGIAEHTAAVHRQAARVVAGLRERGARCIASDTVAAGASCASAEEGALLLREVVRMTAAASATRNYLHGEMESAGNTLHLVFGDGREIELARSLAGAGHLTLLLTTARVEPADSLSVIRLPEVPDAVRVVLETVVLQELVARLSAERGVPIESFVFANDDTKEGGLDRSRLAVAARGPASDGSRAAGP from the coding sequence ATGTCCGGATCCCGCATCACGTTCCTCGAGGGCCAGGCCGGCCAGGGCGCCGCCCTCGCCCGGATCGCCGACCGCGTCCGCAGCCAGCTGGCGTCCCCGGAGCGCGCCGCGCTGCGCAACGCCCGGCGCCCCCTGTTCACCGGCATGGGCGCCTCGTACGCCGCCCTCGCCGTCCCCGTACAGCAGTTGCGGACGGCCGGGTTCGTCACCCAGCGCGTCCTGTCCAGCGAGATCGAGAGCGGCACCGCCGGCTTCGACACGGACTGCCTGATCGCCGTCTCCCAGGGCGGCCGCAGCAGCGAGACCATCGCCGCCTGCCGGTCCGCCGCCCCGGGCATCACGAGGGCGGCGCTGCTCAACGTCTTACCGTCGCGGCTCGGCGAGCTCGCCGACGTGACCGTGGGCCTCGGCAACGAGCCCGACTCGTACGCCTCGACCATCGGCTACGCCGGGACGGTCGTCGCCCTCGACCTGATCGCCGGGGCCATCGCGGGCCGCGCGCAGGATCCCTGGGGCGGCATCGCCGAGCACACCGCCGCGGTCCACCGGCAGGCCGCCAGGGTGGTCGCGGGCCTGCGCGAGCGCGGCGCCCGCTGCATCGCCTCCGACACGGTGGCGGCCGGGGCCTCGTGCGCCTCGGCGGAGGAGGGTGCGCTGCTGCTGCGCGAGGTGGTCCGGATGACCGCGGCCGCCTCGGCGACCCGCAACTACCTGCACGGGGAGATGGAGTCGGCGGGCAACACCCTCCACCTGGTGTTCGGCGACGGCCGCGAGATCGAGCTGGCCCGCTCGCTGGCCGGCGCCGGGCACCTCACGCTGCTGCTGACGACCGCCCGGGTCGAGCCGGCGGACAGCCTGTCGGTGATCCGCCTCCCCGAGGTCCCGGACGCCGTGCGCGTCGTGCTGGAGACGGTGGTCCTGCAGGAGCTGGTGGCCCGGCTCAGCGCCGAGCGGGGCGTGCCGATCGAGTCGTTCGTCTTCGCCAACGACGACACGAAGGAAGGCGGCCTCGACAGGTCCCGGTTGGCCGTGGCCGCCCGCGGCCCGGCGAGCGACGGCTCCCGGGCCGCGGGCCCCTGA